Genomic DNA from Longimicrobiales bacterium:
CTCGGCGAGGTCCGCGCGGACAGCCCGTGGCTGCGGCGTCTTGTGCGGACACGCGGTGCGATCCCGTTCGACATCCGGTACTACCACCCCGGCATGTCACTCGATTCCGACGAGCGCTACATCCTGTACCGGCAGCCGATCGGCGACAAGCGTCAGGAGCTGCCCGTGGAGCTCGTGCGACGAACGCTGTTCGCCATCTACCGCCGCGGCTACCGCGTGAGGTACCCGCTGAACCGCGACATCTTCAACAACATGCTCGAGCAGCTCGAAGGCCGCGATTACATCGGCGTACATCCGGATTACCGCGAGCTGCTGTGCAATCCGCCCGAGCCCCGGATGTCCGCTGCACCGAGGACTCGCCCCGCTCCGGAATCGTCGAATCCGTAATGCGCCAGTCCGCGTGCGAGCGTTTGTGCGTCCACGGATGCATACCGTTCCCGTAGCGTGCTGGCGCCAAGAGCACCGGCGATGCGCAGCGCACCATC
This window encodes:
- a CDS encoding GNAT family N-acetyltransferase; the encoded protein is MTDEVRIFEIRDEREPMAEAALAVIADMFAAHERQPLAELRSELAERRLGMLSGYNFHLLTALYDDDETPAGTIAGLYLDGVNAGFITYLAVRRQHRGRRLARLLRPRLIEVFRADARREEYDDLAWVLGEVRADSPWLRRLVRTRGAIPFDIRYYHPGMSLDSDERYILYRQPIGDKRQELPVELVRRTLFAIYRRGYRVRYPLNRDIFNNMLEQLEGRDYIGVHPDYRELLCNPPEPRMSAAPRTRPAPESSNP